The nucleotide sequence ATGGCGGCGGCTGGGACGGCTGTGGCCCTGGGGCTGCCTGCCGGCCTTGAGGCTGCGGTTGGGATTCTAGCTTTGGCTGCAGCGCCGCGGGCCCAGGGTGGGCCTGTCGGGAGCTCTTCTTGCTCTCAGAAGAGTGATGGTATGCTGATGGGGCACGGGATGGCTGTGAGTATTCGGCGGAGCTGGGGTACCCAGGCTGACCTTTCTTCTGCACGGccggggcagggctgggctgcgGGTGAGGCCGGGCCTCATGGCGACCCACGTCCCGAACGTGTGGTTTGGCAGCCCGTCGGCTCGGCTCCTCGCCGGCGTGGCGGCCCGAGTGCCGCCCGTGGTCACCGTGGTGTCGGTGTTCCTTGGCTGAGGCGTGGCGGCCGGGGCCACCCTCATCGTGTGGCCACAGGCCCTCCTCGGGGGGCTCATCGTAGTCGTGGTAGCCGTGCCTGGCAGGGCCTCGcttctgggaggaggaggagactgcGTGGCCCCCATGGTGCCTGAACCGGTCAGAGCGGGCATCCCGGGGCTTATCAAACCAGTCTGTCTCCTCCTGGCCCAGGTGATACGCTTCAGAGACCAAAAACAGAACACGGTCAACCCCCGGGCTGGCCGCAGGGGGCTGGCCCAGCTGAAGCCATGCAAGGAAAACAGAGTGGGCGCCACAGCCACAAGCGTTAatgccaggcccccagcccccccCCACCGCTGGGGCCAGGGCACAGGCGGAGCAGGAGGAAGGGCAGCCAGCAGCCAGGGCCCACCAGGTGAGGCACCTGGCCCGGCCCTGCTGGGACACCTCAGGGCTCAGGACCCCACGGGTAGGCAAGGCCCCCCAGGTGCTGAGCATCCGCAGACATCACCCCCAGCTGCCATTACCTTCGCTGTCGGAAACTACGCAGTGGGCATCATCCAGGATGTAGCCCTCGTCACGCTTATATGAGTGGGACCGCGGTCCCTCCTTGACGTGCTCCTGGACGTCAGGCATGGAGTGGCTGGAGCAGAATGGTGGGCAGGTGTCCCCGGGGGGAAGAGGGCCCCCAGCAGGGCGGGGCCGCCCCAAGGGGCTGACGGGGCTCTCTTCTTCAGAGGCCTGGCTCCGCATGGGGGGCCGGGTCCGGCTGTGGGCCATGCTCAGAGATGAGGGCTTGGGGCCCGCTTTTTGAAGTCGCTCCACAGCCTCCCGTTCCCGCTCGTATCCCTTGGCCCGGCCCCCGAAGTCGTGGCTGGACAGCTTCTCCCCGCTGTATGCAGGTGCCCCCCGGGACCTGCTGCTCCCACCATACATGCGGTCATCCTCCTCCGCTGGGTCCCGGCTGGACACCCCGTAATACCGCTGCTGCTCATACACGTTCTTCTTGAGCCCATAGGTGATTTCGTCCTGGAACTTCCTTCCCCGAGAAGCCAGGCTACTGCTGACTGCAGAGGAGGGGTAGGAAGCCAGGTCTGACTCCACATCCTTGGCCTCTTCGATAGGTGAGAACTTGGAGATCTTTTGCTCCATTCCCTGCTTCCGGTGCTTGCTGCGCTTCGAGGGGACGGCAGCTGGGGCCAGGCTCTTAGAGGGGTGCTTGGGCCCCGCAGGGCCTGGACTATACTTGTCCGCTCGAGTGCTGTGTCTGTAGTCGCTGTCGCTGTAATAGTGCGTGCTGGCTGGTCGGCCATTGCTCTCCACACCCCGGTGGTGGCCACTCTTACCACGGGGCTCGTAAGAGTCTTCCTCGGATTCTTCCTCCCCTCTGGTGTAGCAGCAGGGCAGTGCAGACCCCTCAAGGACCCCTGGTTCTCCTGGCTCTTTCGCTGGACGCCCACTGCTGCTTGGCCCCAGGGGCTCCAGGCGCTGGCTCTCGGGGGCAGTGGAGGTGCTGTCCTTGGTCAGTTCGCTGATGTCATCAATCATCACGTAGTTCCGGGGGACAGTCTGCTCCAGGCTGGTGTAGTGTGAGTCAGAGGAGTAGATGGGGGCTGGGCTCAGGCTCACACCGCTGCGGTCACTGACCCGTGGCAGCTCGGGAGCCTTGCCCTGTTCGTAGCTGCTGCTGGCGGCGGGGCCAGGGCCGCTGTAGCTGGTTTCCGACGGGGCTGAAGACATGGCCACGACGGGGCTGGCGATCACCTCGTAGTTAGTGGGCACTTTCTGCTCCAAGTCGGCCAGTGATGTCTGGCGCGGCTTCTGGTGGGGGGCACGGCTGTCAGCCGGGGCTGGGAAAAGGGTGGTCTGTGTGGTTGGCAGGGGCGTCTGGGCTGTATAATGGCCCGGGGGACGGAACGCTTGCTGGCTGGGCAGGCCAGGCTCAGCAGGGTAACTGGTGCCGGGAGGAAAAGCAGGTGCTGGGTATGTGCTGGGACCAGGGTAggtgggtgcctggtgggctgcgaaTCCATTCTGAGTTGGCCCAGCGCTGCCTGCAGGGTACAGTGGCGCTGGAGGTGGGAACCGGGGCGGCTGGAAAGCGGCGGAGCCGGAGGGAGTAGCAGGGGCGGCGGCAGTGACAGGGAACTCCGCATACTGGCCAGCCGGGGTGGCACAGCCCTGGAGCCGCAGCTGGTTGAGCTCACTGTCCGACAGGTAGTCGCGATGCTCGCTGAGACCACGCAAAGGTGGGTAGTCCCGGCCACCCCGGTCTTTGGCCAGAGACTCTTTGCGCTGGGTGATGCCCAGCTCCAGGTACTTGAGCTTGGCGTcgatctccttctcctcctcgtCCAGCTCCGCCTGCTTCTTGCGCAGCTTGGTGGACTCATGCTCCACCAGCCGTAGGTCCCGGTCAAGCTCCCGGAGTAGGCTGGCCTTGGTGGCGGGGACAGCGGCAGGCCCCACCAGCCCGCGCTGCAGCAGGCTGGCTGCATACAGCTGCGGGGGAGCAGCCTGGCCAGCCAGGGGCAGGTGAGCCTCCTCTGGAGGGGGGCTGGGCAGCGTCCGCTTCACCTTGCGGACCAGGCCGTTGGGCGGCGGCGCCGACACCTGAGACAGAGGGAAGGGCGGGCAGCACTGAGACCCAAGGTGTGGGTGGCTTGCTGGGGCACGGGGTAGAAAAGCCCTGGCCTGGCCGGGGTCAACGCCCTGGTTCTCCAGGCAGCCTCGaggcctgccctgcccacccaATGGCCTTGGAAGGAGGACCTGTGATTGTTTTATGGGCCTTTTCCTTCCCAGAGCTCAGGGcagtgggaggggaggaaggagcagAGGCCCCTCTGGCTGATACCCAGTACTGGCCTGGCCCCCAGCAGCTCTGAGAACCCCTGCTCATCTCCAGTGGGCTTAGCACCTTCTGCATCCCACTGAGTGTACTGAGGGCAGGAGAGTACAAATTTGGCTCTGGGTGTGGGTCTGAGCAGGCACCAAGGGCAGCGGAGGGCCATGGACAGGAGTGGAGAGAGTCCTGGGCCCACTGGGTTCCCTAGAGGGTCGTGGTCAGGGGTGCGTGCTGACAAAGTCAGGGGCTGCAGGCtcttttctgcctcctgcctttCTCCTCTCTCAAGTGAAAGGCAGTTCAGCTGTCTGTTTGCAGTCTCCTCCCCTGCAGCCCTATATCACCCTCTGCCAGGCCATGCTCTCCACCTGGCCCCAGCTTCCTCCACATCCCCGTCAGGCCCCACACTCTGAGGCTGCCAGATCCCTCGAGGGCCTCTGCAATCGTATCTCTGGCTCCTTAGTTTCCTGGTCCGGGCTCCCTAATGTGCGCTCCGTGGGGCCCTGTTCACCTGCTCATTCTGTGTTGCCGCAAGGTCCACCCTGCCAGAAGCTTTGCCCTCCAACTGTCTCTAGCTCCCTGGCCTCTGGGTTTTATGGCCCACCCAAACCCCCAAATACACTGGGGACTAACACTGGACTTGCCAAGCAACTCTCAACCTGCTTTCAACACGTGTCCTAAAGGAAATGCTAATGTGTCCCTAAACCTCAGGACGAAGGGTGGCCTTTGAGGGAATGGAACAAATTTCCCTCTTTGAATTCCTCACGCTGTTGTCCATTGCTTGTCATTTTGACCACACACCATGAGTGCTCACAGTAGAGCGCCCAGTGCACGGAACCTCTGTGCTGACCCTTGTGTGGAGGCAGGACCCCCGCCTCTCTGTCCTGCCCTCCCTGCCAGCACTGACTCAGTATCGCACCCCCTCCCCTCTGGGCTGCATACCCTAGGGCTCTCCTACACAACCCCACCCATTGAGGCCTCACCTCTCCCCTCTCTGTATCCTACCCAGAAGTATACCTCACAATGCCTCTGGCTCCTCCAGGCTCTCCCCAGGGCCACTGTACAGGTGCTTCCTTCAGTCCACCTGCCCACATTCTGCCCAGGAAGCTTCCTAAGATACTCATCTCATCCTGTCTCACCTGCCTGAAACATCCAGAAGCTTCAAGGGCCTTTGAGAAAAGCCCTCCCCTCCTGGCCTGGCATTCAAAGTCCTTGGTGTCAGGCCCTAGCCATCCCCATCTTCCCAACACGCCAGGCCCTCTCTCACAGTTCCAGGACATCACTGGCAACTAAAGTCACAGACAAGGAGCTGCTATCTAGGGGAGCAGACAGGTGTGTGAACAGATTCGCTGAGGGTTGGATGTGGCCACGGGACAAGATGAGGTGGAGTGCACACTGCAACCTACGGGGATGGGCCCTGAAGGGTAGTTCAGGGGGCTGGGGCTTAGTGTGGGGCAAGGGGAGCCAGGCTGGAGCTGGGGACTGGGAAGCAGCCCAGCCAGGTCCATGTTACTCATTTTCCCAGGAAAAATCCAGAGAAGAGGTTTGCACTAGGAGGGGCACAGGCCAGATGGGAGAGCTGAGGAGGCCACAAGGAGGAAGCGGCAGAGCCTAGGCCAGCTGTGGGCCGTGAAGAGGCAGCTCTAGGGAGGAGCTGAAGTTTCCAGCAGGGTCTGGATGGCCGCGGGGGCCCAAGTGTGAGTTTGTCTTGCCCAGGATCACCTTGCTGGGCTATGGGCTCCACCAGATATGGACCCAATGTGCCTCCGACTCTCGACTTCTAGCTCTGGGCCTCTGGAGCTGGAGGtgactccacccccaccccaggagatGCCCCTCCCTGTGGGGCCCCCCAGGCTAGGCCGAGACCCCTGTCCCACCCTGGCCCAGCCCCGGTGCCCATACCTGGCTACCCAGTCCCCCCTGGTGCTGGTAGAGGGGGAACCTCTCTTTGGCAGACTCCTCGGCGGTGGGGCTGAGGGGCTTAGGGTCGGACAGGGAGCGCTGCAGGGTCTTCATGGGGCGCGGCAGCGTCTGCTGGCGGAAAGCGCTGTCAGCTGTGAAGTGCTTCTGGGGACTCACGTGAGCCTTGTTCAGCCTCTCACTGGAAGCAAAGGAGGTGTCCAGGAGCCGGTGTGGGGACAGAGGGGAGACTGGTGAGTAGAGGACCTGGGGGGACTTGGGAGGCTGGCGGCTCACGAGCTGAGAGAGGGACTCCGGGGGCAGGTGGGCCTGGTATCCGATCTCCAGGGGATCCGGcttctttttttcaaatctgCCCAGGGGCCCTGGGGTGACGATCTGGATGCCAGGCAGGTAGGGACTGATGGCGGTCGGCCCCATGAGCTGCGGCCCGGCCACGCCCTGGGCTTGCCCCTCTGGCTCCGTCTGGCAGGCCAGGCTCTCACCGCGCCCAGTCTTCTCAGGCGCCGATATGTACCTGACGATCTCCACCTTGGGGTCAGTGACGGCTGTGATGTGAATGGCTGGAGAGACTCGGGGTAGCTGGTCAGGCTCTGTCTGCACAGAGCAGTCACTGATGGTCTGGATGCCCACGCTGCTCGTGGCCCTCGTGGTGGgggcagcagcagaggaggaggcCGTGGCATCGTGCTTGCTGTCAGAGCCAGAGTCTGAGTGGCGGGAGAGACGGGACCGACGGCGGCGCACGGGCTGCTCCCACTCGGCGCTGTCCTCATCGTCGGTCTGCACGCTGCAGTCGGTGCTCCGCCGCGCCCGGCGCCGTCGGGTCAGAAGGTAGCGGCCCTCTCCATCCTCCTCGTCCGTCTGCACGCTGCTGTCCGCGATCCTCCTGACCCCGCAGGGCTCAGGCCCCGACTCCGGCTCGCACGCATCCCGCAGGCGTGGCATGGAGTGCCGCTTCTTGAGGCCACCACTGCGGCCCACCTCCCACGGCTCCTCTGTCTGCAGCGACATGTCCGAGGCAGAGCTGGGGAGACCACGGTGCGGCATGGGCTCACGCGGCTGCCCGGACCCCTCGGGCACGGCGATGAAGGCTGCATGGGTCAGGGGTGGCCAGTATTGGCCATTCTGGGCCATCTCTGGGGCAGCCGGGGGTGGCCCTCTGCCAGGTGCCTCACAGGCCATGGGGAAGGGTGGCTTCTGCCGCTGCTTCTGttcctccagctgctgctgcagctgctgctgcagctgctggatCTGCTCCAGCTGCAGGCGCTGTTGGGCCAGCTGCTCCCGCTGCAGGGCGAACTGTGCCTGCcgctcctcctgctgctgctgcagcacgTGATGCTTGAGGGtctgcagctcctgcagctcccgCTGCACCAGCAGCTGCTCCTCCTCACGGTGCCGCTGCAACTCCACGCGCTCCCGCTCTAGCTCCTCCTGCAGCCGCAGCTGCCGCAGCTTTTCCAGCTCCACCCTCTCTCGCTCCAGCTGCAGCAGCTGCTCCTGCTGCTTACGCTGCCTCTCCTCCGGCAAGGCATCCTCCTTCTCGAGCCCCGGCCGGCCCAGGGCCCCGCCGCCACCGCCGGGAGTGGCCTCTCCCAGCGGCTTCTGGCCCGCCCCCAGGGCTGGGGCTGCTCCCGTCTCCTTGGCAGCAGCAGGGGGTGCTGTGGAAAGGGGTTCTTCCCGAGCAGCCCCGGCAGGCAGCTCTGGCCTGGGGGGCCCCCCAGTCCCTGGGCCCTTGGCAGCAGCCGGCTTCCCCAGGTAGACAGGACCCTCAGTGGGTGGAACACTGGCAGGGGTGGGGAATCTACTTGGTACAGGGTATCGGTACAGCCCCGTGGGCCCGAGAGGTACGCGCGGGGCAATCACAGGCATGCGCGTCAGGCTGGCAAGTGGCACGGCTGCGACTCCACCGGGTGGGTAAGGCCTGTACATGCCGCCACGCACCATGGGTCGCAGGACTGAGGCAGGCTGCGTGGTGATGGGCAGTGTTGCAGCAATTGGAGTATTGATGGTTGAGTAGATCATGCCATCGGCCGCCCGCACGGTGGCTGTGGATGGCAGCAGCTGTCTGACTGATGCGGCCTGGCCAGCTGTAGGCCGGTACTGGGCCAGGCTTCCAGGACTACCCTGGCCCTCTGGGAAGGTGGGGTTCCCAAGGAGGCCAGGTCTCAGGGGAGCCAGGCCCTGTGGGGCACTGAGCCCGGGCTGGGGCTGATACTGCATGAGGTCGGGGCCCCCAACACCGCTGCCGTGCCTCCCTCCATACTGGTCCATGGAGTTGAGGGCCGCACACATACGACTTATCTCACGCGCTGTGGTGGCGCTGTACTGGGCCAGGCTGGCCTCCTGGAAGCCAGCTGCATCTCCCCGTGGGCCATACCTGTGGTCCGAGTAGATGTTTGACACTGAGCTGTAGCGCCGCATGGGAAGCGGGTGAGTCAAAAGGTCTGTGGGGTGACGCAGGTCAGTGAATGAACCGTACTGCAAGCCCTGCCCAAGGTAGCGGCCATCTGCAAAGCCCAGGCTGTAGGAGTGCTTCAAGGAGCTGAGGTCCATGGCTGAGTCTCGCCCTGGGCCCTGGAAGAGCTGCCCAAACCTGTGGGCATGATAGTTTAGGCCGGCCTCAGCCAGATTAGTGTCAGACATAGAGGAGTACAGCCTGCCAGGGAGGCCCTGTGGGTAGGGCCTCTGCTCGTCATGGGGGCCGGGTGCCCCGATCACCTGCGCCCGGTAGGTGGGGGGCTCGGGAGGTTCTGGGTCCCGGGGACTGTAGAAGGGGCCGCTGCTTTGGCCAGGTGGGGCAACTTCTGCCACACTCCTCTCAGGTGCACTTGGGGTGGCGCGGAAGCTGCCCGTGCAGCTGCTGCCAAACGGGAACTTGTAGACCATGTCGCAGCATGCCAGCTGGCTCTCTGGCCTCATCCCCGTGAGGTCTAGGGCCCCTGCCGGCTCCTCTGGGAGCAGTGTGCTCACCGTGCCTGCTGCACCTTCGCCCACCTGCACTACCACTGTGTGCGGCTTCCTGGCGCCTGGCAGGGCGTGCGACCGCAGCTCTGTAGGGGCGGCCCGATGGGGTTCAGTACCGGGCTCTGGCACTGGGCCCGACTTGAGGCCAACACTTTGGGCCGGGCCCACCTGAGTAATCAAAACGTCCCTTCTGGCCAGAGGTGCTACCTGGTTGGACAGGTTATACCTGGCAAACTTAGTCTCCCGGGGTCTTCCCCGAGGCCCACCACGATACGGCGCGGTCTGGACGGCCTGCTCTACCTGCTTGACCTGGGCCAGGCACACTGGGCTCCCTGCACCCTGGCCAAAGTCAAGCCGGCTCTGGAAGGGGTCTCCATAGACCACAGGCTGCTTCTGCTGAGCCATGAGCACAGAGGAGGCCATGGTGATGCTCACGGTGGTGGCGGTGCTGAGGAAGGCATGTGTCTGCTCCTGGGCATTGAGGTTGATCACCAGAGGCTGCACAGCAGTTGACTGGCGTCCTGGGACTGGATCCAGAGCCAGGCCGTACTTCCTCGCTTCCACGGCCAGAGAGGTCAGGTCCATGCCCTGGTCGGTGAGGATGATGGGCGTGGGCTTGACGGCAGTGCGAAGGTCTACCACGGCACTGCCCGGGGCTCTGGGGCCAGGCTCAACCCTAGACGTTCCAGGGACGGAGGAGATCCGGCACAAGGAGATGTTCTCAGCAGGCAGGGCGCCCCAGCCATACACTGCCAGGGGCCCATCTGCACCAGCGCTGGGTGCCCTCGGGAAGCCAGGgggcccaggtggctcagggggcTGAGACTCACTTGGAGGTGTTGTCTGGCTGTAGCTGTGGGTGATGGGCTGGGTGTCAACAGGTGAGCACACTGGGGAAGTGGAGGCACTGGCATGGACCATCTTGGTCTGGCTGGAGGCATCTGATGCCAGGGTGATAACCATGAACGGGGCATCCTGAGAGGACTGCTGCCATACCAGGTGAGGCGTGCTGGGTCGATGTGGCGTTTGTGTGCCCTGAGCCACCGTGGGTGTCGGT is from Bos taurus isolate L1 Dominette 01449 registration number 42190680 breed Hereford chromosome 22, ARS-UCD2.0, whole genome shotgun sequence and encodes:
- the BSN gene encoding protein bassoon is translated as MGNEASLEGGAGDGPLPPGGSGPGPGPGAGKPPSALAGGGQLPATGGARATAGPAGPGPGPGGGPGSVPRRLDPKEPLGSQRAASPTPKQPSATTPGRESPRETRAQGPAGQEADGPRRTLQVDSRTQRSGRSPSVSPDRGSTPTSPYSVPQIAPLPSSTLCPICKTSDLTSTPSQPNFNTCTQCHNKVCNQCGFNPNPHLTQVKEWLCLNCQMQRALGMDMTTAPRSKSQQQLHSPGLSPSHSPAKQPLGKPEQERARGPGGPQPGPRQAETARATSVPGPAPAAAPPEVGKVSPQPSLPIKPSTAEPRPPAGEAPAKSATAAPSGPGAAEPTQEGLTGKLFGLGASLLTQASTLMSAQPEADSQGQPAPSKGPPKIVFSDASKEAGPRPPGSGPGPGPTTGAKTEPGSGPRAQARTGGTTSPKHGRTEHQAASKAAAKPKTTTKERATCPLCQAELNVGSKGPANYNTCTTCKLQVCNLCGFNPTPHLVEKTEWLCLNCQTKRLLEGSLGEPTPLPLPSSQQPPAGAPHRTAGTAPPKQKGPQGLGQPSGPPPAKATPLPTKASPLPTKASPLPTKASPQAKPSRASEPSRTPSSAQEKKIGVPAKAEPVPKPPPETTLPPGTPKAKAGVRRTEPTTPITKAVPEAPKGGETEEPGGKPYSQDLSRSPQSLSDTGYSSDGISSSQSEITGIVRQEVEQLDSAGVTGPRPPSPSELHKVGSSMRPSLEAQGPAPSVERSRPPSGSAEEQKRRPHSLSIMPEAFNSDEELEEILEEEEDSTEWGRRGEQQDAAESSDDFGSQLRHDYVEDSSEGGLSPLPPQPPARAADLTDEEFMRRQILEMSAEEDNLEEDEAAPAKHASQKGGPRPRPEPSQEPGALPKRRLPHNATTGYEELLSEGGPAEDVDGTAGALQGGLRRFKTIELNSTGSYGHELDMGPGPDPSLDREPELEMESLTGSPEDRSRGEHSSTLPASTPSYTSGTSPTSLSSLEEDSDSSPSRRQRLEEAKQQRKARHRSHGPLLPTIEDSSEEEELREEEELLREQEKMREVEQQRIRSTARKTRRDKEELRAQRRRERSKTPPSNLSPIEDASPTEELRQAAEMEELHRSSCSEYSPSPSLDSEAEAPEGGPGRLYKSGSEYNLPTFMSLYSPTETPSGSATTPSSGRPLKSAEEAYEEMMRKAELLQRQQGQAAVGRGPHSGPSQPVAPRAQGSFEYQDSPDRDYSGVAQPAAEGTPAGLGAAVYQEILQTSQSIARMHQASSRDLAFAEDKKKEKQFLNAESAYMDPMKQNGGPLTPGTSPTQLAAPVSFATSTTSDSSGGRVIPDVRVTQHFAKEPQDPVKLHSTPASPSSTSKEVGIGFAQGLGASASMAVTPSPAGLPRGYMAPTSPAASERSLSPSFAGHGYGQSPATANYGSQTEELPQAPRGPAVSGRATREKPLGMSEGESGPPQTSGGYPYFAGSSPPLSPSSPSESPTFSPGKLGPRATAEFSTQTPSLTPASDTPRSPGAPAPTPTVAQGTQTPHRPSTPHLVWQQSSQDAPFMVITLASDASSQTKMVHASASTSPVCSPVDTQPITHSYSQTTPPSESQPPEPPGPPGFPRAPSAGADGPLAVYGWGALPAENISLCRISSVPGTSRVEPGPRAPGSAVVDLRTAVKPTPIILTDQGMDLTSLAVEARKYGLALDPVPGRQSTAVQPLVINLNAQEQTHAFLSTATTVSITMASSVLMAQQKQPVVYGDPFQSRLDFGQGAGSPVCLAQVKQVEQAVQTAPYRGGPRGRPRETKFARYNLSNQVAPLARRDVLITQVGPAQSVGLKSGPVPEPGTEPHRAAPTELRSHALPGARKPHTVVVQVGEGAAGTVSTLLPEEPAGALDLTGMRPESQLACCDMVYKFPFGSSCTGSFRATPSAPERSVAEVAPPGQSSGPFYSPRDPEPPEPPTYRAQVIGAPGPHDEQRPYPQGLPGRLYSSMSDTNLAEAGLNYHAHRFGQLFQGPGRDSAMDLSSLKHSYSLGFADGRYLGQGLQYGSFTDLRHPTDLLTHPLPMRRYSSVSNIYSDHRYGPRGDAAGFQEASLAQYSATTAREISRMCAALNSMDQYGGRHGSGVGGPDLMQYQPQPGLSAPQGLAPLRPGLLGNPTFPEGQGSPGSLAQYRPTAGQAASVRQLLPSTATVRAADGMIYSTINTPIAATLPITTQPASVLRPMVRGGMYRPYPPGGVAAVPLASLTRMPVIAPRVPLGPTGLYRYPVPSRFPTPASVPPTEGPVYLGKPAAAKGPGTGGPPRPELPAGAAREEPLSTAPPAAAKETGAAPALGAGQKPLGEATPGGGGGALGRPGLEKEDALPEERQRKQQEQLLQLERERVELEKLRQLRLQEELERERVELQRHREEEQLLVQRELQELQTLKHHVLQQQQEERQAQFALQREQLAQQRLQLEQIQQLQQQLQQQLEEQKQRQKPPFPMACEAPGRGPPPAAPEMAQNGQYWPPLTHAAFIAVPEGSGQPREPMPHRGLPSSASDMSLQTEEPWEVGRSGGLKKRHSMPRLRDACEPESGPEPCGVRRIADSSVQTDEEDGEGRYLLTRRRRARRSTDCSVQTDDEDSAEWEQPVRRRRSRLSRHSDSGSDSKHDATASSSAAAPTTRATSSVGIQTISDCSVQTEPDQLPRVSPAIHITAVTDPKVEIVRYISAPEKTGRGESLACQTEPEGQAQGVAGPQLMGPTAISPYLPGIQIVTPGPLGRFEKKKPDPLEIGYQAHLPPESLSQLVSRQPPKSPQVLYSPVSPLSPHRLLDTSFASSERLNKAHVSPQKHFTADSAFRQQTLPRPMKTLQRSLSDPKPLSPTAEESAKERFPLYQHQGGLGSQVSAPPPNGLVRKVKRTLPSPPPEEAHLPLAGQAAPPQLYAASLLQRGLVGPAAVPATKASLLRELDRDLRLVEHESTKLRKKQAELDEEEKEIDAKLKYLELGITQRKESLAKDRGGRDYPPLRGLSEHRDYLSDSELNQLRLQGCATPAGQYAEFPVTAAAPATPSGSAAFQPPRFPPPAPLYPAGSAGPTQNGFAAHQAPTYPGPSTYPAPAFPPGTSYPAEPGLPSQQAFRPPGHYTAQTPLPTTQTTLFPAPADSRAPHQKPRQTSLADLEQKVPTNYEVIASPVVAMSSAPSETSYSGPGPAASSSYEQGKAPELPRVSDRSGVSLSPAPIYSSDSHYTSLEQTVPRNYVMIDDISELTKDSTSTAPESQRLEPLGPSSSGRPAKEPGEPGVLEGSALPCCYTRGEEESEEDSYEPRGKSGHHRGVESNGRPASTHYYSDSDYRHSTRADKYSPGPAGPKHPSKSLAPAAVPSKRSKHRKQGMEQKISKFSPIEEAKDVESDLASYPSSAVSSSLASRGRKFQDEITYGLKKNVYEQQRYYGVSSRDPAEEDDRMYGGSSRSRGAPAYSGEKLSSHDFGGRAKGYEREREAVERLQKAGPKPSSLSMAHSRTRPPMRSQASEEESPVSPLGRPRPAGGPLPPGDTCPPFCSSHSMPDVQEHVKEGPRSHSYKRDEGYILDDAHCVVSDSEAYHLGQEETDWFDKPRDARSDRFRHHGGHAVSSSSQKRGPARHGYHDYDEPPEEGLWPHDEGGPGRHASAKEHRHHGDHGRHSGRHAGEEPSRRAAKPHVRDVGRHEARPHPQPSPAPAVQKKGQPGYPSSAEYSQPSRAPSAYHHSSESKKSSRQAHPGPAALQPKLESQPQPQGRQAAPGPQPSQPPPSRQMPSATASRQPQTQPQPQQGLGLQPPQQAPSQARLQQQGQPAARGPASAASQSAGKPQAGPPTATGPQPSGPPRAEQANSSKGTAKAPQQGRPPQAQPPPGPGPAGVKAGAKPGGTPGAPAGQPGAEGESVLSKILPGGAAEQAGKLTEAVSAFGKKFSSFW